The following proteins are co-located in the Dreissena polymorpha isolate Duluth1 unplaced genomic scaffold, UMN_Dpol_1.0 chrUn091, whole genome shotgun sequence genome:
- the LOC127864055 gene encoding uncharacterized protein LOC127864055 — protein MLYVLILAFVLTRVSCGERNALGLSARTNEDSIPLEPSRRVVVTVLFGVISTGAISGLMTMLGKEAGWWKRRSTDEEPVRFKVKLYVNPCTFMIYDANEDDMITRDELEAIFGDEETTGELAKALDKNADGQVDEQEFTEAMHKFVEGC, from the exons ATGCTGTACGTGCTGATTCTAGCGTTTGTACTCACACGCGTCTCGTGTGGTGAGAGAAATGCTTTGGGCTTGAGTGCCAGAACCAACGAGGACAGCATACCATTAGAGCCCTCTCGACGTGTTGTGGTTACTGTATTATTTGGTGTTATATCTACCGGCGCTATCTCCGGCCTAATGACAATGCTCGGCAAAGAGGCGGGTTGGTGGAAAAGGAGAAGTACTGAT GAGGAGCCGGTGCGTTTCAAAGTGAAACTTTACGTGAATCCGTGCACTTTCATGATCTACGATGCAAACGAAGATGACATGATAACAAGGGATGAGCTCGAAGCGATTTTTGGTGACGAAGAAACAACAGGAGAATTGGCTAAGGCGCTTGACAAAAACG CTGACGGTCAGGTGGACGAGCAGGAATTCACGGAGGCCATGCATAAATTTGTTGAAGGGTGTTAA